From the Alloalcanivorax dieselolei B5 genome, one window contains:
- a CDS encoding lipopolysaccharide kinase InaA family protein, protein MTESTFRYWWQRHGPWVEPANQRRGGESGVQYLQVEGDGAPGLYCKRQTGHLYRSLRYPLGRPTVIREAEAYRAWRALGIPLPALRYAGARREAGEWRALLVTEELTGFISLDQWYAQASRAEQERHAMLHDLATILARLHTAGWQHGCLYAKHVFVNVGRGRPRVALIDLEKSRRRFRRATASWRDLDQFGRHRGVMPERDWAWFLEQYRRAWDHNSKAAASRTRVSTTSIKAPAVSPVKPPSR, encoded by the coding sequence ATGACTGAGTCAACCTTCCGCTACTGGTGGCAACGCCATGGGCCCTGGGTGGAGCCCGCCAACCAACGGCGGGGTGGTGAAAGCGGCGTCCAGTATCTGCAAGTCGAGGGGGATGGCGCGCCGGGGCTGTATTGCAAACGGCAAACCGGTCATTTGTATCGCTCGCTGCGGTATCCGCTGGGACGCCCCACCGTGATCCGTGAGGCGGAGGCTTACCGGGCCTGGCGGGCTTTGGGCATCCCCTTGCCGGCGCTACGCTATGCCGGTGCCCGGCGCGAGGCAGGGGAATGGCGCGCGCTGCTGGTGACGGAGGAACTGACCGGCTTCATCAGTCTGGATCAATGGTATGCGCAGGCGTCGCGCGCGGAACAGGAGCGGCATGCCATGCTCCATGATCTGGCCACCATTTTGGCGCGGCTGCACACCGCCGGTTGGCAACACGGCTGCCTTTACGCCAAGCATGTGTTCGTCAATGTGGGGCGCGGCCGGCCGCGGGTGGCGTTGATCGATCTGGAAAAGAGCCGCCGCCGGTTCCGGCGGGCCACCGCGTCATGGCGCGATCTGGATCAGTTCGGCCGTCACCGTGGCGTCATGCCGGAACGGGACTGGGCCTGGTTCCTCGAGCAGTACCGGCGGGCCTGGGATCACAACAGCAAAGCGGCGGCCAGCAGAACAAGGGTTTCCACCACCTCGATCAAGGCGCCGGCGGTGTCCCCGGTGAAACC
- a CDS encoding class I SAM-dependent methyltransferase, with the protein MRTLQTSAFSIDLDDTSVDCVFCMRLLHHVADAENRTTMLREFHRVSRDTVILSLWVDGNYKAWRRRRLEQRREQGRNYGHNYSRNRFIIAREQVEQEFHDAGFDIVGHQDFLPGYAMWRVYTLRKSDTATGSRDD; encoded by the coding sequence GTGCGGACCTTGCAAACGTCGGCGTTCTCCATCGATCTCGATGACACCAGTGTGGATTGCGTGTTCTGCATGCGTCTGCTTCATCACGTCGCCGACGCGGAAAACCGAACGACGATGTTGCGCGAGTTTCACCGGGTCAGCCGCGATACGGTGATCCTGTCCCTGTGGGTGGATGGCAATTACAAAGCGTGGCGCCGCCGCCGTCTGGAACAACGTCGCGAGCAGGGTCGCAACTATGGTCACAACTACAGCCGCAACCGTTTCATCATCGCCCGGGAGCAAGTGGAGCAGGAATTCCATGATGCCGGCTTCGACATTGTCGGCCATCAGGATTTCCTGCCGGGCTACGCCATGTGGCGGGTCTACACCCTGCGCAAGAGCGATACCGCCACCGGGAGCAGAGATGACTGA
- a CDS encoding class I SAM-dependent methyltransferase produces the protein MSDSRPVELEFSSKYDLQHAEHYLNKHQDGWSRRLSNWRDQQLARRALKWAGEPRVVLDLPCGAGRFWATLAEHPSREILAADYSADMLDVARRY, from the coding sequence ATGTCGGATTCCCGGCCGGTGGAACTGGAATTTTCCAGCAAGTACGACCTGCAACACGCCGAACACTATCTGAACAAGCACCAGGATGGCTGGTCCCGCCGGCTGTCCAACTGGCGCGATCAACAGCTCGCGCGGCGTGCCCTGAAATGGGCCGGTGAGCCCCGGGTGGTGTTGGACCTGCCCTGCGGCGCGGGCCGTTTCTGGGCCACTCTGGCCGAGCATCCGAGCCGGGAGATCCTGGCCGCTGACTACTCCGCCGACATGCTCGATGTGGCGCGCCGCTATTAG
- a CDS encoding sensor histidine kinase → MSSRQPFVRRLVIAFTLMTLVVSGLFSSGIFFSVHFVEKHLMSEEMDRKMDAILSDDSLAHSSSRLDVKTRFYSDAGAGLPSAPWMMTLTAGFHELERGGEAYYAYVRDEGGHRYLLLQEQQEFEAREQALFQVVAVGFLLSVVAACLLGWLLARKVMAPLVKLAWQVRQEDRLLSHSPPLALHYADDEIGHLAAAFDATLRRLHESLERERLFTGDVSHELRTPLMVIAGSCELLAARPLAEREREQVERIARSVKEMHGLVDTFLMLARNDPKDSAFAADATLGQVVEEQCARWAPQIRAKGLDFQVRYPHGGDGNASAYNQTLLGAVLGNLLRNACHYTENGGVILTVLTHGFKVEDSGSGIPEAEQVTVFQPFVRGSGARGEGMGLGLSLVKRICASQGWRISVTSLPAGGCCFQVSLSSS, encoded by the coding sequence ATGTCTAGCCGGCAGCCGTTCGTTCGGCGCTTGGTGATTGCCTTTACGTTGATGACACTGGTGGTCAGCGGGCTGTTTTCGTCTGGCATTTTCTTCTCCGTTCATTTTGTCGAGAAGCATCTGATGTCGGAGGAAATGGATCGTAAGATGGATGCGATTCTTTCCGATGATTCGTTGGCGCACTCTTCATCGCGGCTGGACGTCAAGACCCGTTTCTACAGTGATGCCGGCGCGGGTTTGCCGTCGGCGCCCTGGATGATGACGCTGACCGCCGGCTTTCACGAGTTGGAGCGTGGCGGCGAAGCGTATTACGCCTATGTGCGTGATGAGGGAGGGCATCGTTATCTGCTGTTGCAGGAGCAGCAGGAATTCGAAGCCCGTGAGCAGGCATTGTTCCAGGTGGTCGCGGTGGGCTTTCTGCTCAGTGTGGTGGCCGCTTGTCTGCTCGGTTGGTTACTGGCAAGAAAAGTGATGGCGCCTTTGGTGAAGCTGGCCTGGCAGGTGCGCCAGGAAGACCGCTTGCTTTCCCATTCGCCGCCCCTGGCCCTGCATTATGCCGACGATGAAATCGGACATCTGGCGGCGGCCTTCGATGCCACGCTGCGGCGCCTGCATGAATCCCTTGAGCGCGAGCGCCTGTTCACCGGGGATGTCAGTCACGAACTGCGCACGCCGCTGATGGTGATCGCCGGCAGCTGTGAATTGCTGGCGGCCCGGCCACTGGCGGAGCGGGAGCGGGAACAGGTGGAGCGCATCGCCCGCTCGGTCAAGGAAATGCACGGTCTGGTGGACACTTTCCTGATGCTGGCGCGCAACGATCCGAAGGATTCGGCCTTCGCCGCCGACGCCACTCTTGGGCAGGTGGTGGAAGAACAGTGTGCACGCTGGGCGCCTCAGATTCGTGCCAAGGGGCTGGATTTTCAGGTGCGATACCCGCATGGCGGGGACGGTAACGCCAGTGCCTACAACCAGACGTTGCTGGGAGCGGTTCTGGGCAACCTGCTGCGCAATGCCTGCCACTACACCGAGAACGGCGGCGTCATACTGACGGTGTTGACGCATGGCTTCAAAGTGGAGGATAGCGGCTCCGGCATCCCCGAAGCGGAGCAGGTGACGGTTTTCCAGCCGTTCGTGCGGGGAAGCGGCGCCCGGGGCGAGGGCATGGGGCTCGGCCTTTCGTTGGTGAAACGGATCTGTGCCAGCCAGGGCTGGCGTATCTCGGTCACCTCCCTGCCAGCGGGGGGCTGTTGTTTTCAGGTGTCGTTGTCATCGTCCTGA
- a CDS encoding response regulator transcription factor produces MRILVIEDNPDILANVMDYLQLKGFTVDCARDGVSGLHLAVTQPFDLILLDIMLPGMDGYQLCERLRQDACVTTPIIMLTARDALDDRVKGLRTGADDYLIKPFALSELVARIEAVLRRCQGDLKRQLQVADLCYDLDTLEVTRAGQSLKLNPLALKLLEVLMQKSPAVVRREALEASLWGEDPPDSDSLRSHIHQLRQTVDKPFERALLQTVHGIGYRLSDRADV; encoded by the coding sequence GTGCGTATTCTGGTCATTGAGGATAACCCGGACATTCTGGCCAACGTCATGGATTACCTTCAACTGAAGGGGTTCACGGTGGATTGCGCCCGGGACGGGGTCAGCGGATTGCACCTGGCGGTAACCCAGCCGTTCGATCTGATTCTGTTGGATATCATGCTGCCCGGTATGGACGGCTATCAGCTGTGCGAACGGCTGCGCCAGGACGCCTGCGTGACCACGCCGATCATTATGCTGACCGCCCGTGATGCGTTGGACGACCGGGTCAAAGGATTGCGTACCGGGGCCGATGACTATCTGATCAAGCCGTTTGCGCTGTCGGAGCTGGTGGCGCGTATCGAAGCCGTGCTGCGCCGGTGCCAGGGCGACCTCAAGCGCCAGTTGCAAGTGGCGGATCTGTGCTACGACCTGGATACACTGGAAGTGACCCGGGCCGGACAGTCGTTGAAGCTGAATCCGCTGGCCTTGAAGCTGCTGGAAGTGTTGATGCAAAAGAGCCCGGCGGTAGTGCGCCGGGAGGCCCTGGAAGCGTCGTTATGGGGTGAAGATCCTCCGGACAGTGACAGTTTGCGCAGCCATATCCATCAGTTACGCCAGACCGTGGACAAACCCTTCGAGCGAGCGCTTCTTCAGACCGTTCACGGCATTGGTTATCGACTCTCGGATCGGGCCGATGTCTAG
- a CDS encoding alkaline phosphatase D family protein, producing the protein MDHKRRALVRALGAGSTLALAGCGGGSGGDGGAPTGNPETPNQPTDPDTPPPSPEPETPVPPNVRFLHGVASGDPLSTQVILWTRITPEEDVEVTVTATVATDPAMTAVVAQYQAVASADGDYCVKVDATGLLPGRWYYYRFEVGQRYSPVGRTRTFPASWKAIDRARFAVVSCSNFPNGYFSVYKAVAELGDLDFVLHLGDYIYEYGAGEYGDFPERVPDPPHEIVTREDYRRRHAQYKTDEDLQALHQQFPMIAIWDDHESANDSWHGGAENHDPLTEGVWEQRKSAARDVYFEWMPIRPREPGNTDIIYRRFHFGDLLDLTLLDTRLDSRDEPLPAVAGSLDPNRNDPDRRLISKAQMDFLLAGLDNARGHWRFIGQQVMFAQLNILEIPGLTPDMKGQLLAVNMDQWDGYTADRDTILKHLEDNRIDNVVVLTGDIHTSWANELYRNPAVLVGDLFARPLAAEFVAPSVTSPGFPDGLAELASVALPVVNPHIRYTELKTHGFILVDVTRGRAQAEFHYVNSIDSYDLRGQLNDRLTKVVAVESGSSRIKEDLPLSRPRTLRTALFHPPVEHNQEEVKS; encoded by the coding sequence ATGGATCACAAACGTCGCGCTCTGGTGCGAGCACTCGGGGCAGGCAGCACTTTGGCATTGGCCGGCTGTGGCGGAGGCAGCGGTGGTGACGGCGGCGCGCCCACCGGCAATCCCGAAACACCCAACCAGCCCACGGACCCCGACACGCCGCCACCCTCACCGGAGCCGGAAACCCCGGTACCGCCCAACGTCCGTTTTCTGCATGGCGTGGCATCCGGCGACCCGCTCTCCACCCAAGTGATCCTGTGGACGCGGATCACTCCCGAGGAAGACGTCGAGGTAACGGTCACCGCCACCGTCGCCACGGATCCCGCCATGACCGCGGTGGTGGCTCAGTACCAGGCCGTGGCCAGCGCCGATGGCGACTATTGCGTCAAGGTGGATGCCACCGGGCTGCTGCCCGGCCGCTGGTATTACTACCGGTTCGAGGTGGGGCAGCGGTACTCGCCGGTGGGCCGCACCCGCACTTTCCCGGCGTCCTGGAAGGCTATTGATCGGGCCCGCTTCGCGGTGGTGTCCTGCTCCAATTTCCCCAACGGCTATTTCTCGGTCTACAAAGCGGTGGCGGAACTGGGCGACCTGGATTTCGTGCTGCATCTGGGAGATTACATCTACGAATACGGCGCCGGCGAGTACGGCGACTTTCCTGAACGCGTCCCCGATCCGCCTCACGAAATCGTCACCCGGGAGGATTACCGGCGGCGCCACGCCCAGTACAAGACCGATGAGGATCTGCAGGCGCTGCACCAGCAGTTCCCCATGATCGCGATCTGGGACGATCATGAGTCCGCCAACGACAGCTGGCACGGCGGCGCCGAGAACCACGACCCTCTCACCGAAGGCGTCTGGGAACAGCGTAAAAGCGCCGCCCGCGACGTGTATTTTGAGTGGATGCCGATCCGTCCCCGCGAGCCGGGCAACACGGACATCATCTACCGCCGCTTCCACTTCGGCGATTTGCTCGATCTGACCCTGCTGGATACCCGGCTGGACAGTCGTGACGAACCGTTGCCGGCGGTGGCCGGCTCACTGGACCCGAACCGCAATGACCCGGATCGCCGCCTGATCAGCAAGGCGCAAATGGACTTCCTGCTCGCCGGGCTCGACAACGCGCGCGGGCACTGGCGCTTCATCGGCCAGCAGGTCATGTTCGCTCAACTCAATATTCTCGAAATCCCCGGCCTGACCCCGGACATGAAGGGCCAGCTGCTGGCCGTCAACATGGATCAGTGGGACGGCTATACCGCCGACCGTGACACCATTCTCAAGCACCTCGAAGACAACCGGATCGATAACGTGGTCGTGCTCACCGGGGACATTCACACCTCCTGGGCCAACGAGTTGTACCGCAATCCCGCCGTGCTGGTGGGCGATCTGTTTGCTCGCCCGCTGGCGGCGGAGTTCGTCGCGCCTTCGGTGACCAGCCCCGGCTTCCCCGACGGCCTGGCGGAGCTGGCCTCGGTCGCGCTTCCGGTGGTCAATCCGCACATTCGTTACACCGAACTGAAAACCCACGGTTTTATTCTGGTGGATGTGACCCGCGGCCGCGCCCAGGCCGAGTTCCATTACGTCAACAGCATCGATTCCTATGACCTGCGCGGTCAGCTCAACGATCGGCTGACCAAGGTCGTGGCGGTGGAAAGCGGCAGCAGCCGCATCAAGGAAGACCTGCCGCTATCCCGCCCCCGAACGTTGCGCACCGCCCTGTTCCATCCTCCCGTCGAGCACAACCAGGAAGAGGTAAAATCATGA
- a CDS encoding metallophosphoesterase — translation MKPLWTLLPLLAALTLAACGGGGSSGSDSGGGTNPDPNVPGDGGDGGNGGDGGDGGDGDGGNGDPDPEPEPEPEPLAALRFIVIGDSGSGSSGQYAVGEAIAAVCDRKGGMNEASPAAGCHLALGLGDNIYESGVTSVDDPQFEEKFEKPFEPIQLPFYMVLGNHDNTGYVGGDGAGNARGEFQVDYHYFDGRLSNRWKMPDRYYRHTPAPTARDGRPLVDFFALDSNPIAGGFADPNIAYAYHTYGVDQRNWAVNALAGSNAVFKIAMAHHPYLSNGSHGNAGNYDGVPHQILPVLAGTRWKAFMEEAVCDQADFFLAGHDHDLQVLSGVPSSCGRTEFMVSGAAGKHRSIDDPQRNDALFQQGDEYGFMWLQASEADEDKQTPASLCLEVYVVDKDAEGLGVINGDDELTPAFTHCYDKQAKTGLTPGNDFTGQPIGDGALPLPLPEDFDATFTGPLKELREALVSGFTEAGADLPPEMRQTLDQLIAGMDILLNALDAATAAIVNGDSSEITQSVEAVLAAAEQLQAIDTSSLPAPFDQLGGAFQALAAGIGSGETEPGEGSTVDDIAFIAGPLVELSRNLHNILDGIEEVMPEEVPVFAGLTSVLSTVTLGLANTLEQLVALDVSAGGDELVGTVQQTLEHLVNDVLWLNKIPGAEDYPALPGDFLSSVLSTLVREITTILDTVLEGPLDFLRNLLSPITGLLRDLLSGLFG, via the coding sequence ATGAAGCCCCTATGGACGCTGCTGCCCCTGCTGGCAGCTCTGACTCTGGCCGCCTGCGGAGGGGGAGGCTCTTCCGGCAGTGACTCCGGCGGCGGGACCAATCCCGATCCTAACGTGCCTGGTGATGGCGGCGATGGCGGCAATGGTGGTGACGGCGGTGACGGCGGCGATGGAGATGGCGGCAACGGGGATCCGGATCCCGAACCTGAACCTGAGCCGGAACCCCTGGCGGCATTACGCTTCATCGTAATCGGCGATTCCGGCAGCGGCTCGTCGGGCCAGTACGCGGTGGGGGAAGCCATTGCCGCCGTCTGCGACCGCAAAGGCGGCATGAACGAAGCCTCCCCCGCCGCCGGTTGCCACCTCGCCCTGGGGCTGGGCGACAACATCTACGAATCCGGGGTCACCAGCGTCGACGATCCCCAGTTCGAGGAGAAATTCGAAAAGCCGTTCGAGCCGATCCAATTGCCGTTCTACATGGTGCTTGGCAACCACGACAATACCGGTTACGTCGGCGGTGATGGTGCCGGCAACGCCCGCGGCGAGTTCCAGGTCGACTACCATTATTTTGATGGCAGACTCTCAAACCGTTGGAAAATGCCGGACCGGTACTATCGGCATACCCCGGCACCGACCGCCCGCGACGGCCGCCCGCTGGTGGACTTTTTCGCCCTGGACTCCAATCCCATCGCCGGCGGCTTCGCTGACCCGAACATCGCCTACGCTTACCACACTTATGGCGTGGACCAGCGCAACTGGGCCGTGAACGCGCTGGCCGGTTCCAATGCGGTGTTCAAGATCGCCATGGCGCATCACCCTTATCTTTCCAATGGTTCCCACGGCAATGCCGGCAACTACGACGGCGTGCCGCATCAGATTTTGCCGGTGCTGGCCGGCACCCGCTGGAAGGCGTTCATGGAAGAGGCGGTGTGCGATCAGGCCGACTTCTTCCTGGCCGGTCACGATCATGATCTGCAGGTGCTGTCAGGCGTACCGTCCTCCTGCGGCCGCACTGAATTCATGGTCAGCGGCGCCGCCGGCAAGCATCGCTCCATCGACGATCCGCAACGCAACGACGCACTGTTCCAGCAAGGCGACGAGTACGGTTTCATGTGGCTGCAAGCCAGCGAAGCGGATGAGGACAAGCAAACACCGGCGTCTCTCTGCCTGGAAGTCTATGTGGTGGATAAAGACGCGGAAGGGCTCGGCGTCATCAACGGCGACGACGAACTGACCCCGGCGTTCACGCACTGCTATGACAAACAAGCGAAAACCGGCCTTACTCCCGGCAATGACTTTACCGGCCAGCCGATCGGCGACGGCGCCTTGCCATTGCCTCTGCCGGAGGACTTCGACGCTACCTTCACCGGCCCGCTGAAGGAGTTGCGCGAGGCCCTGGTATCAGGCTTCACCGAAGCCGGCGCGGACTTGCCGCCGGAAATGCGGCAAACGCTGGATCAACTGATCGCCGGCATGGACATTCTGTTGAACGCCCTGGATGCGGCCACCGCCGCCATCGTCAACGGTGACAGCAGTGAAATCACTCAGTCGGTGGAAGCGGTGCTGGCCGCGGCCGAGCAACTGCAGGCCATCGATACCAGCAGCCTGCCGGCGCCGTTCGATCAACTGGGCGGTGCCTTCCAGGCCCTGGCCGCGGGGATCGGCAGCGGCGAAACCGAGCCGGGAGAAGGCAGCACGGTGGACGACATCGCCTTCATTGCCGGCCCCCTGGTGGAGCTGTCCCGCAATCTGCATAACATCCTCGATGGCATTGAAGAAGTCATGCCCGAAGAGGTACCAGTGTTCGCCGGTCTCACTTCGGTACTGTCCACGGTCACCCTCGGCCTGGCCAACACTCTGGAACAACTGGTGGCCCTGGACGTCAGCGCCGGCGGTGACGAGCTGGTGGGAACGGTTCAGCAAACCCTGGAGCATCTGGTCAACGATGTGCTCTGGCTTAACAAGATTCCCGGAGCCGAAGATTACCCCGCCCTGCCCGGGGATTTTCTCTCCTCGGTGCTGTCCACCCTGGTGCGGGAGATCACCACGATACTGGATACGGTGCTGGAAGGGCCTTTGGATTTTCTCCGCAACCTGCTGTCGCCGATCACCGGATTATTGCGGGACCTGCTGTCCGGTTTGTTTGGTTAG
- a CDS encoding c-type cytochrome, with translation MLMRSFFIMTLPLVLAACTDADSASSSGEKAVRDGASLYQQYCVVCHSSGAGGAPIVAKENRLHWSHEVEEEGFDAIVREAINGVNAMPPRGGCVDCSDEEIRATVIHMLQLSGAK, from the coding sequence ATGTTGATGCGATCTTTTTTTATCATGACATTGCCGTTGGTGCTGGCGGCGTGCACGGATGCCGACAGTGCTTCTTCTTCCGGAGAAAAGGCGGTTCGCGACGGTGCGTCCCTCTATCAACAATACTGTGTGGTTTGTCATTCCAGTGGGGCCGGCGGCGCGCCGATAGTGGCCAAGGAAAACCGCTTGCACTGGTCCCACGAAGTGGAAGAGGAAGGCTTTGACGCTATCGTGCGCGAGGCCATCAATGGTGTGAACGCGATGCCGCCCCGGGGCGGGTGCGTGGATTGCAGCGACGAGGAAATTCGCGCCACCGTGATTCATATGTTGCAGTTGAGCGGCGCCAAATAG
- the cobU gene encoding bifunctional adenosylcobinamide kinase/adenosylcobinamide-phosphate guanylyltransferase — protein sequence MTHTLILGGIRSGKSAEAERAAANSGRPVTYVATATAGDGEMLDRIERHRHRRPDHWGLVEEPLALGRVLREQAPSAPCLLIDCMSLWLSNLLHAGEQRCQKERDDFLEALVEYPGPLVIVSNEVGLGIIGMDPLTRRFGDELGWLNQALAQRCHNVRLVVAGLSLDLKSATRSG from the coding sequence ATGACGCATACCCTGATCCTCGGCGGTATCCGTTCCGGCAAAAGCGCGGAAGCGGAGCGGGCGGCGGCGAACAGCGGCCGCCCGGTGACCTACGTGGCCACCGCCACCGCCGGGGACGGGGAGATGCTCGATCGTATTGAGCGGCATCGCCACCGCCGCCCGGACCATTGGGGGCTGGTGGAAGAACCGCTGGCGCTGGGCCGGGTACTGCGCGAGCAGGCGCCGTCGGCGCCGTGTCTGCTGATCGATTGCATGAGCCTTTGGCTGAGCAACCTGCTGCACGCCGGCGAGCAACGCTGCCAGAAGGAACGCGACGATTTCCTTGAGGCCCTGGTCGAGTATCCCGGCCCGCTGGTGATCGTCAGCAATGAAGTGGGGCTCGGCATTATCGGCATGGACCCGCTCACCCGTCGCTTCGGCGATGAACTCGGCTGGCTCAACCAGGCGCTGGCGCAACGTTGCCATAATGTACGGCTGGTGGTGGCCGGGCTGTCCCTGGACTTGAAATCCGCTACCCGATCCGGCTGA
- a CDS encoding NAD(P)H-dependent flavin oxidoreductase, protein MALPDSIASRLRLPVLCSPLFIISNPDLVIAQCKSGVIGSFPSLNARPLSQLDEWLHQITEELAAWDRDHPDQPAAPFAVNQIVHKTNDRLEQDLELCEKYKVPLVITSLGAREDLNQHVHSWGGITLHDVINDRFGRKAIEKGADGLIAVAAGAGGHAGKLSPFALVQELRQWFDGPIGLSGSIANGRSVLAAQAMGADLAYIGSMFIASEEANAAEGYKQMIVDSSANDIVYSNLFTGVHGNYLAPSIRNAGLDPEDLPESDPSKMNFGSGGNSKAKAWKDIWGCGQGIGAVDKVVSAADHVDRLAREYEAAKAELNGKVASPALRAAS, encoded by the coding sequence ATGGCACTTCCTGATTCCATCGCCAGCCGGCTGCGTTTGCCGGTGCTGTGTTCGCCGCTGTTCATCATCTCCAATCCAGATCTGGTCATCGCCCAGTGCAAATCCGGTGTGATCGGTTCCTTCCCCTCCCTGAACGCCCGTCCGCTGTCACAGCTGGACGAGTGGCTGCACCAGATCACCGAGGAACTGGCGGCCTGGGATCGCGATCATCCCGATCAACCCGCCGCGCCTTTCGCGGTCAACCAGATCGTGCACAAGACCAATGACCGTCTGGAGCAGGATCTGGAGCTGTGCGAGAAGTACAAGGTGCCGCTGGTGATCACCTCCCTGGGCGCCCGCGAGGACCTCAACCAGCACGTGCACAGCTGGGGCGGCATCACCCTGCATGACGTCATCAATGACCGCTTCGGTCGCAAGGCCATCGAGAAGGGCGCGGACGGCCTCATCGCGGTGGCCGCCGGTGCCGGTGGTCACGCTGGCAAGTTGTCGCCGTTCGCCCTGGTTCAGGAATTACGCCAGTGGTTTGATGGTCCGATCGGGCTGTCCGGTTCCATCGCCAATGGCCGCTCGGTTCTCGCCGCCCAGGCCATGGGCGCGGACCTGGCCTACATCGGCTCCATGTTCATCGCCAGCGAGGAAGCCAACGCGGCGGAAGGCTACAAGCAGATGATCGTCGACAGCTCCGCCAACGATATCGTCTACAGCAACCTGTTCACCGGCGTGCACGGCAACTACCTGGCGCCGTCCATCCGCAATGCCGGCCTCGACCCGGAGGACCTGCCGGAAAGCGATCCGTCGAAGATGAACTTCGGTTCCGGCGGCAACAGCAAGGCCAAGGCCTGGAAAGACATCTGGGGCTGCGGCCAGGGTATTGGCGCGGTGGACAAGGTGGTCTCCGCGGCCGACCACGTGGACCGCCTGGCGCGGGAATACGAAGCCGCCAAGGCCGAGCTCAACGGCAAGGTTGCCTCTCCGGCGCTGCGCGCCGCGAGCTGA
- a CDS encoding TetR/AcrR family transcriptional regulator yields the protein MPKKPKTNQEVAVFRKRVCDVATRLFIEHGPENVTMRQIAAELGVSAMTPYRYFRDKDEILAAVRAAAYNKFASSLSRAVNRAPDVRAKARAVGDAYVRFAKRYPAAYQMMFDFSMQDEERYPELVKANARAHDTMIGYVQLMIDAGLLQGDADLIGYMFWATMHGIVVLEMAGRLDREIDADTLREKCMRTLYAGMLASPPSLEPGPPAHEDQT from the coding sequence GTGCCGAAGAAACCGAAGACCAATCAGGAAGTGGCGGTGTTCCGTAAACGGGTGTGCGATGTCGCCACCCGTTTGTTCATCGAGCATGGACCGGAGAACGTGACCATGCGGCAGATCGCCGCCGAACTGGGCGTCAGCGCGATGACGCCGTATCGCTACTTCCGGGACAAGGATGAAATCCTTGCCGCCGTGCGTGCCGCTGCCTACAACAAGTTCGCCTCGTCGTTGTCACGGGCGGTGAACCGGGCTCCGGATGTGCGTGCCAAGGCCCGCGCCGTGGGCGATGCCTATGTCCGTTTCGCCAAACGTTACCCCGCCGCGTACCAGATGATGTTCGACTTCTCCATGCAGGATGAAGAGCGCTATCCGGAACTGGTCAAAGCCAATGCCCGTGCCCATGACACCATGATCGGCTATGTGCAATTAATGATTGATGCCGGCCTGCTGCAAGGGGACGCGGATCTGATCGGGTATATGTTCTGGGCCACCATGCACGGCATCGTGGTGCTGGAGATGGCCGGCCGTCTGGACCGGGAAATTGACGCTGATACCCTGCGCGAAAAGTGCATGCGCACGCTGTACGCGGGCATGCTGGCATCGCCGCCCTCATTGGAGCCGGGGCCCCCGGCGCATGAAGATCAGACTTGA